In Chitinophaga oryzae, the sequence TTTTTCTCGTGGTTGCCCGACGTGTCTTTCCGGGAAAATACCTTCATCTCGAGGTTGTTGTCCAGTCCGAAGTTAATACCTCCGAAGGCGCCGGGTGAGGGCACCCCGATAATGGAGCCATCGAAATAGGACACCCTGGTAGAATCGTGGAGACGGTTGTAATAGTAATAATAATAGTATTGACTAGACATGTCCGGGCGGTAGCTGGCGCTGACGGTGGGGCGCAGCACGTGGCGGATAGCTTTCACTTTGGAATTCTTACTGAAAGCATACATACCATATACGGCGGTAGACAGCGACACGCTCACGTTGATATCACGGGCAGTGAAGAAGCCGGCCTGGTAGCTGGTATCGATACCGCCGATGGAGTCTTTGGAAACAAGTTTATTTTCTCTCCACCGTTTAGTCATTTTTTTGGTGTACCAGTATTCGCTGTAGTTGATACCCGGCGACAGGGTCAGCGTTTTCAGGATCGGGATGGAGAAAGACACCGGTATGGTGTGCTGCATGCCCGTCTGCATCGCGTCGAACATAGCCTGTTTACCGAACAGGGAGTCTTTGAAGCTGGCCTGGTTACGCAATACGGCGTTGTAGGAAACACCGATTTTTTCGTACCATTTAGGGGTGCCTACCATTTCTTTCGGCTGGAACGGGTAGATGGTGTTGACCGTAAAGGTTCCGTCCGGGAAAGAGATAGACACGTCGCGGGTGGCCAGGTTCTGTGAGTGGTTCAGGCCCAGGGTCAGGTTGTAAGGCTTGCCCTGCCATGTTTTGGAGAAGGTGATAGACGATCCGATGTTGTTGTTGACACGGGTGCTATAGTCAAATACGTTGAACCTGTTATAGGAAGAGCTGCCAAAGTTCACGCTGGCGCCGAAGTTCACCCCTGGACGGGCTTTGCTGTCCATGCTGTGGTTCCAGGTAATACGGAAGTCGCGGGACTTGGTGAACTCCGACGGTACCGCAGGGTCGCCGAAGCGGGTATTGGCGATGCTCAGGTTCAGGCCCCCGTTATATTTATACCGCTTGCGGTAAGTGGGGCTGGCCGTCAGGCTCCAGCTGCCATAGGAGTAAACGTCTCCCCGCAGGGTAAGGTCCAGGTGCTCTCCCAGCCCGAAGTAGTAACCGCCGTTTTCGAGGCCCATCCCTTTCTGCTGGTTCACCACGTACTGCGGTGGCAGGATACCGGAACGCTGGCCCTGCGTGATCGGGAAAATGGCAAACGGGATGTACAGCGGGGTGGGAATTCCCATAATTTCCAGGTTTGCCGGCCCGGAAATCACCAGTTTGTCAGGGATAACCTTTATTTTACGGGCCCGGAAGCTGAAGTGCGGCGTATCGAGGTTACAGGTGGTATAACCGTTTTTAAAGCCGAAAATGGTATTATCCGCGGCCTTTTTGGTAAGTTCACTATGAATATAACCTTCGCCGTACTGGGAACGGGTATTATAGATCTTTGCTTTCTGGGAGGTAAAATTGTACCGGAGCGTGTCGGACTCGAAGCTCTGCCCGCCGTCG encodes:
- a CDS encoding putative LPS assembly protein LptD; amino-acid sequence: MADTVPARKDTVKPGAPKVTAKPGADTNVVSKGQDTTGAVTVDTVFIPKVSKDTLDAPVTYKAKDSIILMVPDKRFYLYGTASTKYKTIDLSAEKMNFDQATGVLEATNAKDTAGKIIGRPVMNDGGQSFESDTLRYNFTSQKAKIYNTRSQYGEGYIHSELTKKAADNTIFGFKNGYTTCNLDTPHFSFRARKIKVIPDKLVISGPANLEIMGIPTPLYIPFAIFPITQGQRSGILPPQYVVNQQKGMGLENGGYYFGLGEHLDLTLRGDVYSYGSWSLTASPTYRKRYKYNGGLNLSIANTRFGDPAVPSEFTKSRDFRITWNHSMDSKARPGVNFGASVNFGSSSYNRFNVFDYSTRVNNNIGSSITFSKTWQGKPYNLTLGLNHSQNLATRDVSISFPDGTFTVNTIYPFQPKEMVGTPKWYEKIGVSYNAVLRNQASFKDSLFGKQAMFDAMQTGMQHTIPVSFSIPILKTLTLSPGINYSEYWYTKKMTKRWRENKLVSKDSIGGIDTSYQAGFFTARDINVSVSLSTAVYGMYAFSKNSKVKAIRHVLRPTVSASYRPDMSSQYYYYYYYNRLHDSTRVSYFDGSIIGVPSPGAFGGINFGLDNNLEMKVFSRKDTSGNHEKKVKLLDGFGINGSYNLVADSFKLSNFSLYARTNLFDKVNISASGTLDPYATDGRGRRIDKFVWQQGKISLGRLTNASISLSTSFQSKDKKGQDKQKKIDSLENISNADAAMAAQQRQLQMMRNNPGEYVDFDIPWRLDLSYSLSYTNQLIPDSGGVIKRITQYVSFNGDFSLTPKWKVGLNSGFDFTNMQIAYTNMYISRDLHCWQMSINLIPFGTFRQFSITINPKAGILRDLRINRSRQFYDF